AATCTAATACTATCTCTCCACTGTCTATGATATCTATACCTGAAATTAAATCAATTAAAGTAGTTTTACCACTTCCTGTTGGACCCGACAGCCAAACCATGTCTTTTGATTTCAAACTAAAGGATATATATTTGTTTGTATGAACTATTTCTTTAAAAATTTTGTAACTTTTATTAATAGTGTTGACGCTTAGTTTCATATCTTTAACCTTAACCTAACTATAATCAAAAGAAAGGCTTACCTTTCTTCAATTTTTCAAAAGCAATTCCTGCAAGATACCCATTGGGAAATATTTTACAAGCAGATTGCAAACAATCTATTGCTTCAACTCTTCTGTTATTACGTATCAAAAAAGAGCTTTTCACTATTTCTTTTAAATATCTTTGCCTTTTATTCACAAAAGTTTCTTCCGCTCTATTTAAATAATAGAGAGCAAAGAAATTCTTACTAAAAGTTTTATTTGTAATTCCTGATGTATAAAATATTGCTAAAGGTAGATTAACTTTATAATTTTGATTATCAATCATTAAAGCTTTATCCAAAAATCTTTTTCCATCTATAATATAAAAATAAGAATTAGAAGAATCGTGAACTATTAAATTCAAAGCAAGCTCTCCTAAAGCTCTAAAATAATCAGAAAACTCGTGAAAATTAAAAGAAGCTTTAACACTATATTTATTTAACACCCTATTAATTAAATTTTTGTATTCATCAACATCATCTATTAAATAGGCAATATCACAAAAAACTAAGGAAATAAGCAAATTAAAATAATTAAATTTAAGGCTTCTTTCTCTATAATTAGATAAAATGTTATTTTCAATTTTAGAAAGAGAAAATATCAACATCTTTGCATAATTTAAAATATCAAATTTTAAGCCCACAGAATAATAATTGGTATGAATTTCTTCAATTTTCTCTATATATTTCTCTACATCATTATCAAAAGCAAATAAATTAAATGAAATAAAAAAAATCAACAAACCACTTTTCAGTTTCATAGAATTTTTACCTATAAAAAATAGGAAACAATTAAGGCAACTCTCCTAAATTATTTCTTTCAATAACTATTTTATGAAAAAGTCCATCAGGAAATATGTTTTTAGCCTCATTTAAATGCCTTTTATATTCATTTTCTCTTTTAAGTCGAAAATATCCCTGACTTAGCCATACATTTGTTAAATATTTTTCTAAGCTTTTTTTACTATATTTAAGAGCCTTCTGCAAAAATTCTATTGCCTTTTTAGGACTACCACCCGAAATTCTTGGAGAATATAAATACCAAGTTGCTAAAGAAATATTGGCAAATACATTTTTATTGTCAATTTCTAAAGATTTAATTAATGCATTTTTAGCTTCATTTGAGATTTTAACTAATTTTATGCCACCCATATATCTTAAAATAGACAAATTTAAATCCCCCAATACTCTATATGCATCACTTCTAATTGATTTTTGACAATCTTTAAAAAATGAAGAAGAAATAAAATCTAAAAGAACACCTTTTGTACTTAAAAATATAGAATAACTATCAGAAGAATTTTTGACATTTACGCTTTGAACTAAAGATGCAATCTGCAAATTAACAATGCTAGTAAGATAATTTTTTCTACTATCCTTAAATGATTCTAATTTTCCATACAAAGTTTTAAATTTATCTATATAAAAGTTTATATAATCAGATTGCTCTTTTAAAACAAATTTATTATTGTTATTATCACCAGAATAATACTTTTCTAGAATATTATTATATTCTATATTCAAAGCTTCAAAGGAATTAGAATATAGTAAATTAAAATTTAAAATTAGAAAAAAGAGACAATTGAAAAAAAATTTCATAACCTTTTACCACCTTATGATTAAGGATAATTCAATAAATAAATTTATCTATATTTAGTTATAAAAAAAATAAAATTTTTTCAAAAATTACTAATAATTAAACTTATTAAGTTACAATTTACATATCAGAACACAAAATATAAAAATATAATTATATAAAATATACAAATTTTAAACTGCAAGAATATATCAAGGAAAAAATTTTTTCCTTGATATATTCTTGATAAAAAAATAAATGAATCCCTTGATTACTTATCTAAAATTTTTGTTATTTCAGAAGATAAAATTTCGGTTTTAAGTATTTCATACTTGAAAAAATATTCATA
This genomic stretch from Borreliella valaisiana VS116 harbors:
- a CDS encoding tetratricopeptide repeat protein, with protein sequence MKFFFNCLFFLILNFNLLYSNSFEALNIEYNNILEKYYSGDNNNNKFVLKEQSDYINFYIDKFKTLYGKLESFKDSRKNYLTSIVNLQIASLVQSVNVKNSSDSYSIFLSTKGVLLDFISSSFFKDCQKSIRSDAYRVLGDLNLSILRYMGGIKLVKISNEAKNALIKSLEIDNKNVFANISLATWYLYSPRISGGSPKKAIEFLQKALKYSKKSLEKYLTNVWLSQGYFRLKRENEYKRHLNEAKNIFPDGLFHKIVIERNNLGELP
- a CDS encoding ATP-binding cassette domain-containing protein, coding for MKLSVNTINKSYKIFKEIVHTNKYISFSLKSKDMVWLSGPTGSGKTTLIDLISGIDIIDSGEIVLDCFVLSSMKDKQRTFFRKCNIEKDVIGLFVLHNFSLEEFANRFFQNRRW